The DNA window AATGGTTTTCCGCCTATCTCGATCAGAGCTCCCCGGCCAGCCGAGCCTTCGACCGCTTCTGGGCCGACGAAGACGGGCTGCACGAAGCCTTCCGCCAGATGTGGCGGCGCGTGGCGCGGGCGCTCTGGCCGGTCGCCTCGGTCGTGGGCTTCGAGGTGATGAACGAGCCGCACGCGGGCTCGGCCACGCGCCCCGGCTGGGACGAGCAGGTCCTGCGCCCCTTCTACGAGGCCACGGCCCGTGCGATCCGCGAGGAGGCGCCCGGGGCCCCCGTCTTCTTCGACCCACCGGGGCTCGACGGCGCGACGGTGAGCACCCAGCTTCGTCCCCCCGCCGGGGCGGGCTTCGTCTTCGCGCCGCACTATTACTCGGTAGGCGCCTTCATCCCCGGCCTCACCACGAGCCCGGCCAAGATCCTCGCCGACCTCGGACGCTGGGCGGCCCAGGGAGCGACCTGGAAGCTACCGGTCTTCGTCGGCGAGTTCGGGATCGCGCCGACGGCGGACAAGGCCGCGAGCTACATGCGCGCGCACTACGACGCCTTCGACGCGCACGCGCTGCACGGAGCGCAGTGGGAGTACTCGACGACCGAGGACCGTTGGAACGCCGAGGCGATGAGCGTGACCGGTCCGGGTGGCGTGGAGACCGCCCTCGTGGCCGAGCTGGCCCGTCCCTTTCCGCGCGCCGTAGCCGGAACGCTCGTGCGCTTCACCTACGACGCGACCGCACGTCGCGCGGAGCTCGTCTACGACGCCCGTGCGGAGGGGATCACCGAGCTCGCCCTGCCCGCGCGAACCTACCCGACGGGGGCCGACCTCACCCTGAGCGGCGTGGACGGCGCGGCCTTCCGGATCGACGGTGGGGCCGTATTCGTCTACGCCCCGACGGCGGGGCGGCTGACCGTGAGCCTGCGTCCCGCGGCACGCTGACCGGCGAGCGACGCGCGCCCGACGCAGCCACGCTCCCACGCCACCTTCGTCAGGAGGATTGGCGAGGCGGCCCGCGCCGCCGGGGTGGCCGTGCGCCGGCTCGGGGTCCACGGGACGGAGGCCGACCACCCGCTCCTTCCCGCGTCTCCCGAGGGGGACCATCCGAAGGCCGGGATTGTCGGGGTTGCAGGCCCGTGCGCGCGAGCTTCTCATCCGCGTGCCCGAGGAGCATCAGGTGCTCGCGCCGCGACGCCCCACGGTACGCGCGCTCCGTCTCGGGATCGAAGGTCGTTCGCCGCTGCGACGCGGTGGCCCGAAGCGTGAGGCCCGCCGGCTCCGCCCAGCTCGCGAGCGAGCGGTCGAAAGGAATCGGCCCCTGAGAGGACGCGCCGTCCCCGCCGAGGACCACCACGCGGCCGCCGGGTTTGAGCACCCGCGCCACGGCCTTGAGCCACGCCCGCCCGTCGGTGTGCCAGCGCGCGAGGCCCGCGTCGGGGTCGGTGAACGAGCGCCGGGAGCCCACCTCTCCGCGCCGGAACGCGCCGTCGTCGAGCCCGAGCCAGTCGGTGCGCAGCTCGTGGTGCTCGACGTAGTCGTAGACGCTCGCGTAGGGGGGCGAGGTGATGACCACGTCCACGCTCGCGTCGCCGACGGTGCGAAGCTGCCGCGCGTCGTCCACCGCCAGGTCGAGCGCTCGGGCCGTCTCCGGCTCGCGCGGAAGGTCTGCCGCGAGCGCCTTCAAGAGGCGCCCGAGCTCCTCGGCGCGCTCGGTGAAGGCCGGCCCCACGGGGAAGGGGGCACGCACCTGCCGCGCGACCCGCGGGTCCGTGTCGCTCGTGCGCCGCGAGGCCTTCACGAGCAGCGAGGAGAGGACGAGTCCCAGCGCCTCGCGCGCGAAGGGGTCCTCGAGGGAGCTCACCTCGAAGGCGAGCCACGCGAGCTCGCGCAGGGTGGCCGGGTCGTAGAGCCGCGCCGTCGGGCCCTCCCACGGGGAGCGCACCCGAGCGTCCGCAGAAGCACTCCCCTCCGGGGCGAGCACCGGGCGCGCCAGAGGCGGTGGGGCATGGCCGTCGCGCGCCCGCTTCGAGGCCACGCCGCCGATGCGGTGCCCGAGCTCGCGCAGCGCGCGTCTCTCGGTCTGCGACGTACGGCGACAGCGCAGGCGGGCCAGGCGCACCGCGAGCGGGCTCAGGTCGCGCCCGATGGCGCGCCGCTCGGCGAGCAGCGCCTCGAGCAAGACGGTCCCCGAGCCGCAGAAGGGGTCCAGGATGAGCTCGCCGGGCGCCGCCACGAGGCGTACGAGCCGCCCCGCCGTGTGCGGGTGCATGCGCGCCGGGTAGGTGTGAAAGCCGTGCGTGTAGCGATCGAGCCCCGTGCCGGGTCGCACCTTCAGGCAGTGCGCGATCGCCTCGGCCAGCTCGCGGTCCCCCTCGAGCCGTACCGCCCCACCCACCTGCGAGAGGGCGCGTTTCTGCCTCGGCCCCTCGCGGGGGCCCTTTCTCGGCCTACGCGGCGGCATTCGGGGTCCTCTTCGGCCGCACCTTGCGGGGGCGTCGCCAGGTGAGCGCGGACCAGGCCAGCCCGCCGCCGAAGCCGACTCCCGCCAGGCTCTCGGCCATGCGGTGCGCCTGATCGAGACGCGCCCCGTCCGCGCCCACTCCGCGCCGCGCCCCGGCCCGGTGCAGGCTCGCGATGGTGGGGGTGACGGTGAGCGCGAGCGTCAGGGCCGAGCCGAGGACCGCCGCCGCCGCCGCACCGCGCAGCCAGCCAAAGAGGCCGCGTGGCCGCGCCGCGAGCCAGATCACCACCTCGCAGAGCACGAAGACGATCACCAGCCCGAGACCGATGGCGTGGAAGCGCTCGAAGATGCGCGTCATGAGCGGCGCGGCGGTCTCCCGGGGCAGCTCGCGAAAGAGCAGCGGCGCGACAACCGCCCCCGCCACGAGCAGGCCCCCGAGCCAGAGGTGCAGCGCGAGCGCACCCGCGCCTTCCACCAGCCGCACGAAGCGAGGCGGAGCGGGGGGCGTCGCCTCGCTCGAAGGGGAAGAATCGGCAGCCGCTGACATGGCGGAAGCATGCAGGCTCGCGACGCGCGGCGCAATGGACTTCCGTCGAGGAAGTCCCCTCCCCTGCCAGCGTGCGCGCGGTATGATCGGCGCATGGGGTTGGTCCTGACGCTGCGGCTGGTGACGTCCCTCGCGCTGGTCCTGGCCACCGTGTTCCTCGTGGTGATGGCCCGCCGAGAGCGCGCGTCCGTCGCGGCGGCCGTCCTCGTGCCGCTCTTCGCCCTCCTCGCGCTCTGGATCCCGCCGGGCTGGCGCCGCTGGGTCCTCGGCGCCGTGGTCCTCACGCTCTGGCTCTTCGCCCTCGCGGGCATCTGGTCCTCCGAGGGGAGCAGGGCTTCGAAGGTCGGCATCGTGGCGGCGGTGGCGCTCGTCCTCGGCGGATCCACCTATCTCGTGGAGCGCTACCTCCCCGGCGGAGCTCTGGCCGTGAGTCTGGGCATCGTCTCGCTCGTGGGCCTGGTGAGGACCGTCGGGGCGACGCGCGCGCTGCGGACCCTCGAGGGCGCCGCGCCCCTCGAGGCGAGCTCGGAGCTCGGGAGCGCGGTCTTCGAGCTCGAGGGGCGACTCCAGCTCCGACACGCCCTGCTCCGCCCCGCGCTCGAACCCGAGCCGAGCGGTCGCGACGCCGAGCCGGTGGCGCCGCCGCGGGTCGCCTTCTGGGAGCTGCTCGACGGCAGCGGGGACCGCGTCTGCTACCAGGGCGCCCCGTTCCTGATCGTCGGAGCCGACGTGCAAGCGGTCGTCGATCCCCGGGCCGTGAGACTCGACCTGACGAAGCGCGCCGCGCTGCCCGTGGAGCAGGCGCGGGCCGCGCTCGCCGCCCCCGCCCCCGAGGGCGTGGAGCGAGAGGTGAGAAACCCCGCGGCCTCGGAGGAATACGACGACCGGACCCCCGCGCAGCCGAGGCCACCCGCACCGCCGGACGAGCCCCCCACTCCCGAGGAGGGCTGGACGCTGCAGTGGCTCGAGGAAACGGCGACAGCCTACGTGCGGGGCAGGCCCGTCTGGCAGGGCGACCCGGCCGGCCTCGCCGGAGACTACCGCGGCTCCCCGCGGCTCCCCGCCTTCGCCGGGGCCGAGACCCTCCTCGCCGACCGACCGGAGCACGCGCTGGCGCGCGAGGCGACGTACCGCCTGTGGCTCTGGGGGGTCCTCACGCCGCTGCTCGTGCTCACCACGGCCCTCGTCGCGGCGAGCTGAGTCAGCGCGGCCCTGCAAAGCGAACGACGGCTCGTAATCCGCGCGGCGGAAGCCGGCTAGCCCGCCGAGACCGCGGCCCAGGCGCGTAGCCGCCGCCAGTGCCGGTCGATCCCCGCGCGCACGGCGGCGAGCTCCACGCCCACCTTGCGAAACCGGCCCTGCCCCGCGAAGTAGCGCTCGAGGGCCTCGGCCGAGAAGTCCGGCTCCACGTTGATCGCGATCCGCTCCCCGTCGAAGATCTCGTAGATCGGGTAGAGCCCCGACTGCACCGCGAGGCGCGGGAGTTCGATGCTGGCCGAGGGCTCGGACTTCCACCCCGTGGGACAAGGAGAGAGCACGTGCAGGAAACGAAACCCCTCCGTGTCGAGGGCGCGGACGAGCTTGCGCACGGCGTCCTCGGGGTGGGCGAGCGAGAGCGTCGCGACGTAGGGGACCCCGTGCGCGGCCATGATCCCGAGGATGTCCTTCTTCGGGTGCTCCTTGCCGCGCGGCGTGGTGGAGGTCACCGCCCCGAGGGGCGTGGCCGAGGAGCGCTGCCCCCCGGTGTTCCCGTAGATCTCGTTGTCGTAGCAGAAGTAGAGGATGTCCTCGTTGCGCTCGGCCGTAGCCGAGAGGGTGGCCATCCCGATGTCGTAGGTCCCGCCGTCTCCCGCGAGCACGATCACCCGCGTCTTCTCGCCGTTCAGCCGCGCGGCGTGCGCGAGCCCGGTGGCCACCGCCGCGGCGGAGGCGAAGGTCGTGGCCACGACGGGCGCGCCGTAGCCCGAGGTGGGAAAGGGCCCCGCCGCCACGATGCCGCAGCAGGCGGGGATCGCCATCTGCACCGGACGGTCCCCGATGGCCCGGCTCAAGAACTGGAGCGCCACGGACATCCCACACCCACCGCAGTTCGTGTTTCCGGGGCGCAGGACCGGCTCGGCGCGGTCGGCCGCGCTCTGCGGCAGGCCTCCGAGAAGCGGCTCGGTGTCCATCAGCCCACCTCCTTGAGCAGCGGCGCCTCGGCGTGCTCGCGCGCCAGGAGGTCGTCGAAGAGCGCCTCGAGGTGGCGGGGCCGGATGTCGCCGCCACCGAGGCCCACCAGGTAGTCCTGCACCAGCGCCTCGCGCGGAGCCAGCGCGCGGAGCTCCCCCCAGAGGACGCCGCCGAGCCCCGGCGAAACGTTGCGGTCGACAACCGCGATGCGCCGCGCCCCGCGCAGCACGCGCCGGAGCGCCTCCTCGGGGAACGGGCGAAAGAGCCGGACGCGCAGCCCCCCCGCGCGGATGCCGCGAGCGCGCGCGGAATCCACCGCGGCCCGCACCGTCGCCGCGGTCGTGCCCATCGAGACCATCACCACCTCCGCGTCCTCCAGGCGGTAGCCCACGAGCGGCTCGGGCGGCCGGCGACCGAAGACCTCCTCGAAGCTCGCCTGCACCTCGCGGTAGACCTCGGGGACGCGCGCCATGGCGTCGATGAGCTGCTTGCGATGCACCTCGGTCTCGTGGGGAAAGTCGAGCGCACCGACGGTACGCGGCCGGTTCGCCACGCGGTGCGGCAGATCGAGCGGCGGCAGGAAGCGGTCCACCAGCGCCTGCTCCGGCACCTCGGTGGCCGTGATGGTGTGCGAGAGGACGAAGGCGTCCTGGCAGACCAGGACCGGCAGAAGCACCCGGCGATCCTCGGCCAGGCGGAAGGCGAGCAGCAGGGTGTCGAAGACCTCCTGGTTGTCTTCGCAGTAGAAGTGGATCCACCCGGCGTCGCGCAGCATCAGCGTGTCGCCGTGGTCCACCCAGATGTTCCACGGCGGCCCGAGGGTGCGGTTCACGGCCATCATGACCACCGGCAACCGCGCGAAGGCCGCGGCGTAGACGTTCTCGGTCATGTAGGCCAGCCCGTTCGACGAGGAGGCCGTGAAGGTGCGCAGTCCGGCCGCGGCGTAGCCCATGCAGACGGCCATCGCGCTGTGCTCGCTCTCGACGCGCACCACGTGGCCCTTCTCGATCTCCTGCTGGCAGAGGAGCTCGATGCACTCGGTCTGCGGCGTGATGGGGTAGACGCCGCTGCCGAAGCCGCGCCCCACGCGGTTGGCGCGCGCGGCCAGCGTCGCGGCCATGGCCGAGGCGTGATTGGCGGTGAGAAGCTCGGTGCTCATTGGGCCACCATTTCCATCGCGCCGCGGGGGCACTCGGTCACGCAGACCCCGCAGCCCTTGCAGTAGTCGTAGTCGATACGGTAGCGGTCGGTCGGGCCGCGCTGTCCGGTGCGAAAGATGATCCCATCCGGGCAGTAGACGAGGCAGGTGTCGCACCCCGTGCAGTCCCCGCAGGAGAGGCAGCGCGAGGACTCCGCTCCGTCGGCCAGGCCGCGGTTCACCTCGTCGAGAGAACGTGCGCGTTCGCCGGCGGGCGCGTAGCTATGCGAGGCCGGCGGGCGCGAGCGGAAGGCGCCGAAGCGGACGTCCGCCACTCCGACGGTCTTCTCGGCCGCGACGAGGCGCGGGATCCCCTCGACAGACTCGCCGAGCGCCTCGAGGACCGCGCGCGCCGCGCGCAGGCCGTCCCCGATGGCGTGGGCCACCGTACCGTCCCCGGTCGAGACGTCCCCCGCGGCGAAGGCGTGGAGCGCCCGCTCGCCGTCCCAGAGCCGCCCCCGCTCGAGCCGCCACCCCTCGGGGAGCAGCGACAGGTCGACCGACTGCCCGAGGGCGAGGAGCACGCGCGCGCAGGGGAGCCGATGCGTCCGGTCGGTGACCACGGGTCGGCGGCGACCGCTGGCGTCCGCCGGGCCGAGCTCGACCTCCGCGAGCACGACCCCCTCGAGCGCCGCACCCCCGTAAAACCCGACGGGCGCCCGCTGGAGCAGGAGCTCCACCCCCTCCTCCACGGCCTCGTCGATCTCCTCGCGGATGGCCGGCATCTCCTCGCGGCTGCGTCGGTAGGCGATGGTCACCTTCTCCGCCCCGGCGCGCAGGGCGCTGCGCGCGCAGTCGAGCGCGGTGTTGCCGCCGCCGAGCACCACGACGTGCCCCGAGAGCCGCTCGCCCCCCGGCTGCAGGTTGAAGCGGTGCAGAAATCGGATCCCTTGTTCGACGCCGGCGGGAGCCTCCGCGTCGAGGCGGGTCAGCTTCTGCAGCCCCGTGGCGACGATCAGCGCGTCGTGGCTCTTCGAGAGCGCGCGGAGCTCCGCCGCGTCCACGCGCGCGCCGAGGCGCGTCTCCACGCCGAGCGCCAGGACTCCCGCCACCTCGCGGTCGAGCGCCTCGCGTGGTAGACGGTAGGTCGGGATGCCGGTGCGAAGCACGCCACCGAGAGCCTGTTCGGCCTCGACCAGCGTGACGGCGTGACCACTCCGGGCGAGGTGATACGCGGCCGACAGCCCGGCGGGGCCGCTCCCCACGACCGCCACGCGGCGCGGCTTCGCCACGGCGAGTCGCTCCGTCTGCGCCACGGGCACGGCGTCGGCGATGTGACGTTCGAGCCCACGCGTGTCCACCGCGCCGTCGTAGAACTGCCGGTTGCAGCCGCCCATGCAGAAGCCGGGGCAGACCCTGCCGCACACGGCCGCGAGAGGCGTGGTGCGCCCGAGCACGCGCGCCGCCGCCGCCGCGCTCTCGCGGTCGAGGGCCTGCACGTAGCCCACCACGTCGTTGCCGGCGGGACAGGCGGCGCTGCACGGTGCGGCGGCCTTCACGTAGCGCGGCATCTGCGAGCGCCAGGCCCCCGTCTTGAGCGCGGGGTACGGGCCTTCGGTGTGGTCCGTGAGGTCCAGGACGGGGCCCGCGAGCGTCGCGCCCCAGGCCGAGGCGCCTCCATCGGCCGCCTTCGTCGCCGCCCCCTCGGACGGTGCGCCGTCGAGCAGCCGAACCGCGGCGTAGGCCTCCTTGGCCGCGTCGAGGTTTCCGCCGAGCCCCATCTTCCCGTAGACCTCGGCGAGGAGCGCGACCGGCAGCCCCAGCGCGCGGGCGAAGGCTCCCACGATGGTGGTATTCACGATCACCACCGACCGCGTGCCGATGCCGTGGCGCCGGGCGATCGCCGTGGCGTCCACCGTCGCCAGGCGGTGCCCCGCGAAGCGCCCGGCGAAGGCCTCCGGCCCGTCGGGGGTGTTCAGGAGCAACGTCCCCCCGGGGGCCAGGCCCGCCACGAGCTGCTCGCTGAGCAGCGTCGGGTCCAGCACCAGCAGGTGGTCCGGGTCGTAGACCTTGTTGCGGTTCTCGATCACCCGGTCGGCCACGCGCGCGTAGGCCCTGACCGGCGCTCCCGAGCGCTCGCCCGCGTAGTCGCCGAAGGCCTGCACGCTCTTGCCGAGGCGGGCGTAGATCGCGGCCAGGATCTTGGCGCAGGTGACGCCGCCCTGGCCGCCGCGGCCATGCACGCGGATCTCCATCGCGGACTGTTCTTCGGGCATCGTAGGGGGAGAGGGCGGGGCTGACACAGGTGGACCTCCGTTAGGCCACCATAGCGAAGCGCGACAGGCCTCCCCTTGACCTCCGTCATGCCTCGGTGTCGCTCCGTCAGCGATGGCCTCGGCGCCCCGACCCGTGGCGCGGTGGTCGCGACCCCGAAGCACCCGGAGCCCGACGCTGGCGCTGCTCCATGGCCTGGGCCTGCGCGGCCTGCTCGGCGGTCAGGCGCACGAACGCCTCCACGCGCCCGAGCGGGACCTCCCCCGCCGCCACCGCCGCTCGCACCGCGCAGTCGGGCTCGGTACCGTGTCGGCAATCCGCGAAGCGGCAGGTCTCGGCCAATCGCACCACGTCGTCGAAGGCGTGCGTGAGTCCGGCTTCGCTTCCCGCGAGCCCCACCTGCCGCAGGCCGGGCGTGTCGATGAGCGCCGCCCCCCCGGGCAGGCACAGGAGCTGCCGCGACCGCGTGGTGTGCCGCCCCTTCCCGTCGGCGCCGACGGCCCCCGTGCGCTGCGGCGCGCCGCCGAACCAGAGGTTCACGAGCGTGCTCTTCCCCGCCCCCGAGGTGCCGAGCAGGGCCACGGTTCGCCCGCTCCCGAGGTACGCCGCGAGCGGCGCGAGGCCCGTTCCGTCCACCGCGCTCACCACGTGGAGCTCGGCCCCCGGTGCGGCCAGGCGAGCGCGCGCCACGTGCGGCTCGGGGTCGGCGCAGGTGTCGGCCTTGGTCAGCACGAGCACCGGCACCGCGCCGCCGGCCCACACGATGGTGGCCAGCCGCTCGATGCGCCGGGGGTTCACGTCCCGCCCGAGCGCACAGACGAGGAACACCACGTCCACGTTCGCCGCCACGACCTGCTCGCGCACCCGCCGCCCCGCCTCCTTGCGCGCGATGCGCGTGCGCCGCGGCAGCACCTCCTCGATCGGACGCCGCTCCGCCTCGTCCACGTCGGTGCGCAGGAGCACGAAGTCCCCGACCGCCGGGCGCTCCGCGCTGCCGGACCGGATGGCCTGGCGCAGATTTCCCGAGAGCTCGGCGGGCTCTTCTCCCCGAAGCGAGCGGACCCAGTAGCAGCCGCGAAGCTCCCCCACGACGCGCGCCACCTGCTCGGCGCGCGCCCCGCGCTCACGCAGGAGGGCCCGCCACCCCGCATCCAAGCCGGGGAGCGCCGAAAGCCCGTCGGGGTCTTGCGCTTCGCTCATCGCAGGCCACCTAAGCACGGGGGCGCGACGAGCAGCAAGGGCGGAGCCTCGCGCCCCGAGCGCGCCCGCCAAAGGAGGACCGACCCACGCCCTGCCGCCACTTCGGGATTGACCCTGCGACGCGAACCGGGCTACCCCCTCGCGCACCGCAACCCTGGCTTAGAGGAGACAAAGCCATGAAGACCGCTCGTGCATCGATGCTCACCGGGACCTGCCTGCTCGCGCTCGGCCTCGCCGCGTGCGGCAAGGCCAGCACCACCGCCGACCAGGGGACGCCCAAGTCCGACGCGGGGGCGACCGTCGATGCGAAGGGCGCGACCAGCGACGGCGCCGTCGCCGGCGGAGACGCGAGCGTGCCGACCGGTGCGTGCGCGCCGGACAAGCTCGCCGCCGAGGCGCTGCTCACCGGCAAGAAGATCCTGAACGGCGTGGCCGGCAGCACGGCGAGCACCCCGCTCGCCGACCTCATCAAGGACCCGACCGCCTTCAACGGCAAGTTCGTCCGCATCGAGGGGAAGATCGTCGAGATCTGCGACGAGCAGGGCTGCTACGTGACGCTCGGGGACGCCAAGGGAAACAAGGTGAACCTGAAGACGGTGGACGGCACGGTGGACTTCCGCACCATCACCAAGGTGGGGCGCTACGCCGTGGGCGAGGGGACCTACGGCGGCGGGAGCCACGGCTCGCAGGTGGACATCATGAAGCACGGGGCGATGCTCGGGAACGTGGATTGCCCGTAGCACCGCGGCGGTCGGACGCGAGCTACCGACGGATACTCTCCGCCGTGGGGTCGAGGACGCGACCGAGGAAGAGGATCGCGCCGGTCTGCTTGTCCCGGACGAGGAAGAGGAACGGACGGTTGAAGAAGACGCGCACGGGGTCCACCTGCGCCGAGCCGGCCATCACGACCGCCGTGGCCGCGGCAGCCTCGGTCCCCGCCTCGTCCACCGCCACGAAGGCCTTGTGCAGCACGTCCGAGATGTAGAGCTCCTTGCGGCCCAGGATCCCGGAGAAGTCCGCGGCCCCGGAGAAGGCCTGCTGCATCCCGAGCGCCTGGAGCTGCTTCTTCAGGCCGAGCGCCCCCTCGATGCGGAACTTGGGCAGGTGCAGCTCCACCATCGTGGGCTGCACGCGACGCAGCAGCGCGGAGAGCGCCTTGTCGTCGAAACGCGCCTCGAAGTCCGAGAAGCTGCCCGTCTCGGGGCGGACGAGCAGCATGGAGAGCTCCTGGCCGTCGTAGGCCAGCTCCACCGCCTCGGCCCCGCCGTCCTTGCCGTGCCCGTAGTGGTAGGTCTTGCTCATCATGGGCGCCATGACGGTCTTGCCGTCTGCGGTGACGAACTCGTCGCGGCGGGTCTGCGCCGGGTCGAACTTGTCCTCCCACGCCGCGTTGAAATAGATCGCGTTCGTCAGCACGAGACGCGTGAGGTCCGTGACCGCCCCCTCGGGGAGCAGGTCCTTGATCTTGTCGTTGGTCTTCCCCGCCACCCAGTCGTTGATCGTCACGCGGGAGGGCTCGGGCTGGTCGCGGAAGTTCACGAGCCGGACCCCGGCCCCGTAGTTCTCGGCGAGCGTGTCGAGGTAGCTCGCGTCGAAGTCGTAGCCCTTCTGCCCCCAGGCCGCGTTGGCCACGTTGAGCCGGAAGGGGCGCCCGCTCTTGCCCTTCGCCGCTTCCCCGCGACGGGCGAGCTCCAGGTCGAGGGCGTTCATTGCGGCGTGCAGCGCGCCCTGCGGCAGCGTGAAGTGGAGCGCCTTGGCCAGCTCCTGCTCCGTCCCGCCGCGGGCCCCGGCGTGGGCCATGGCGAGCGCCAGGGAGATGCTGTGCGGCGAGAAGAAGAGGTTTCCCGACTCCGCGCGGAGCGACCGGTAGAGGTCGAACGCGAAGGTGGCGTTGCCCGAGACGACGTCCGCCAGGTCGGTCCCACCGAGCCGCGGGGAGAGCACGCGCTGTTTGCTGGAGGCCGCCACCTCGCCCGTCGGTCCGGGGGGGACGGGGGTCGAATCCGAGGCGCAGCCGAGCAGACCAGCCAGCGCGAAGAGAGCAGAGGCCTTGGCCGTGCGAAACATGGGACGCTCCTTTCGAGGGCAGAAGTGGGCGACGATGCCCGTCGAGAGGCGGCGATTGCGAGGGGCGTGCCAGCTCGGCCGCAGAATGGTTCTGGGGGCTTCAGCGGCGCTGTGCCGTGCCTGTGCCAGGCGCTCGCGGCGCAGTGCCTTGGAAATGTGAGGGGGCGAAGCGAGCGGACGTAGGGAGGAGCTCAGTTCCCGGCCGCGTCCCTCGCGGTGAGATCGGCCGGTGCGCCGTCGGTCGTCGCGAAGTCGGCCGCGTTGAGGTCCGCCGCGTTGAAGTCGGCCGCGTTGAAGTCCGCCACGCCGAAGTCCGCCAGGCCGAAGTCCGGCATACCGAAGTCCGGCATACCGAAGTCCGCCACACCGAAGTCGGCCAGGCCGAAGTCCGGCAGGCCGAAGTCCGGCATACCGAAGTCCGGCGCTCCGAGGTCGGCGGCCGCCGCGTCCGGAAGGCCCAGGTCTGCCGCGCCGACGTCGGGAGTGGCCGCGTCGGGCACGGCCGCGTCGGGGGCACCCGCATCCCCTGTGCCGAAGTCCACCGGCAGTGCCGCATCGGGCGGTCGCGTCGCATCCGGCTTTCCAGCTTCCCGCGCCACGGCATCCTGGCTCCCCCGATCCACGCGGGCACCGTCCAGCCGCGCCCGCTCTGCGGAACCCGCGTCCGTCGCGGCGGCGTCTCGGCGCGCGCCGTCAGTCGCCGCGTCCGCGGGGCCGCCTCCCTCCGCCGGGTGGGCGTCGTTCTGAAACGCGGGGTTCGTCGCCGTGCACCCGACGAGTACCGCGACCAGCAGTACCGCCGGGCCGAGGCGCACGCCCCGGCTGTCGTCCCGCGTCTGCCTCCGCATGCCGACCTCCCCGGTTCGGACCCTGTCGGGCGGGTCGCTCCATCGCTGCTCCATGCTGCTCCCTTGGGGCCCGCGCTTCAAGAGGCCGGCGAGCGCCCGTGCGGCGGGCGCGGTCGGGCTCGTCCTGGTCGCGTCGAGTCCGCGGCTTCTCCGTGCGCGCGGCCGGGGCGTCGAAGCGCTCGAGCTCGGCTTCGAACCCCCCCATGTCGACGGTGAAGCGCCCGGCGAGGCGCAGCCCCGCGGCGCGTGCGGCCGGCGCGGTCGCCGACGGGTCGGGCGAGACGAGCACGATCCGTCCCCCCGGCGCGAGACGAGGCGCGACCCGCGTGATGACCTCCGCGAGGAGCATCCCCGCCTCTCGACGGTCGAGCAGCCTTCGCCCCAGAGGCGGGTTGGTGATCACGAGCGTGAGAGGCCCTTCGGGCATCACCAGCCG is part of the Deltaproteobacteria bacterium genome and encodes:
- a CDS encoding serpin family protein; amino-acid sequence: MFRTAKASALFALAGLLGCASDSTPVPPGPTGEVAASSKQRVLSPRLGGTDLADVVSGNATFAFDLYRSLRAESGNLFFSPHSISLALAMAHAGARGGTEQELAKALHFTLPQGALHAAMNALDLELARRGEAAKGKSGRPFRLNVANAAWGQKGYDFDASYLDTLAENYGAGVRLVNFRDQPEPSRVTINDWVAGKTNDKIKDLLPEGAVTDLTRLVLTNAIYFNAAWEDKFDPAQTRRDEFVTADGKTVMAPMMSKTYHYGHGKDGGAEAVELAYDGQELSMLLVRPETGSFSDFEARFDDKALSALLRRVQPTMVELHLPKFRIEGALGLKKQLQALGMQQAFSGAADFSGILGRKELYISDVLHKAFVAVDEAGTEAAAATAVVMAGSAQVDPVRVFFNRPFLFLVRDKQTGAILFLGRVLDPTAESIRR